A part of Chloroflexota bacterium genomic DNA contains:
- the rpsD gene encoding 30S ribosomal protein S4, whose protein sequence is MARYTGPACKLCRREGEKLFLKGERCFTPKCAMEKRAYPPGEHGRYGGRGSNRQSDYSLQLRAKQKTKRIYGVYERQFRRYFGDAQKRTGLTGLNLLQILESRLDNVVYRLGFAESRSQARQLVNHSHFLLNGRRNDIASTILKAGDTITVRTQSKQNEYFKALKASDETRTPPAWVEQDVNNLSGRVLRLPERAEIDGNLNEQLIVEYYSR, encoded by the coding sequence ATGGCAAGATATACTGGTCCGGCGTGTAAACTCTGCCGGCGTGAAGGTGAGAAATTATTCTTAAAGGGTGAGCGATGCTTTACCCCTAAATGCGCGATGGAAAAACGTGCCTATCCCCCAGGAGAACACGGACGTTATGGTGGACGCGGCAGCAATCGTCAATCCGACTATTCCCTGCAGCTCCGTGCCAAGCAGAAAACCAAGCGCATTTACGGCGTTTACGAACGCCAATTCCGTCGCTATTTTGGTGATGCTCAAAAACGCACAGGTCTGACAGGTTTGAACCTGCTTCAGATCCTCGAATCCCGCCTGGACAATGTCGTTTATCGGTTGGGTTTCGCTGAAAGCCGCAGCCAGGCTCGCCAATTGGTGAATCATAGTCATTTCTTGTTGAATGGTCGCCGCAACGATATTGCCTCTACCATCCTTAAGGCCGGCGATACCATCACCGTACGGACACAATCCAAGCAGAACGAATACTTCAAGGCCCTCAAGGCGAGTGATGAAACACGAACACCTCCCGCTTGGGTTGAACAGGATGTAAACAACCTGTCTGGCCGGGTTTTACGTTTGCCCGAACGTGCTGAAATTGATGGTAATCTGAA
- the rpsK gene encoding 30S ribosomal protein S11 produces the protein MATKATRSRRGTSSRKVKRQMSSAQVHVFATFNNTIVTVTDQQGNTVCWGSAGSAGFKGSRKSTPFAARLATEQVMKTAQSFGIQEVDIIVKGPGPGRESAIRAVQGMGITVKSISDITPVPHNGCRPPKRRRV, from the coding sequence ATGGCAACTAAAGCAACACGATCGCGGCGAGGTACAAGCTCGCGCAAAGTCAAGCGCCAGATGTCTTCAGCTCAGGTGCATGTTTTTGCTACATTCAACAATACCATCGTGACCGTTACCGATCAACAGGGTAACACGGTTTGTTGGGGAAGCGCCGGATCAGCCGGTTTCAAAGGCTCCCGGAAAAGCACACCCTTTGCTGCTCGTTTGGCAACTGAACAAGTGATGAAGACTGCACAATCCTTTGGGATCCAGGAAGTTGATATTATTGTGAAAGGCCCTGGCCCAGGTCGTGAGTCTGCTATCCGCGCCGTGCAAGGTATGGGCATCACGGTTAAGTCCATTTCGGACATTACGCCAGTTCCGCATAATGGCTGCCGACCGCCCAAGCGACGCCGCGTCTAA
- the rpsM gene encoding 30S ribosomal protein S13 has protein sequence MARIEGVDLPRDKRVEIGLRYIYGIGPTRANEIIEATGVDPDLRVKDLTDADVSKMREYISGNFSVEGDLRRQVQMNIKRLIEIGTYRGLRHRRGLPVHGQRTKTNARTRKGPKKTVAGRGRRRGVGKK, from the coding sequence ATGGCACGTATTGAAGGCGTTGACCTCCCACGTGATAAACGTGTAGAGATTGGTCTGAGGTATATTTACGGGATTGGCCCAACACGGGCAAATGAAATTATTGAAGCCACCGGTGTGGATCCGGATCTTCGCGTCAAGGACCTGACAGATGCTGATGTTTCTAAAATGCGCGAATACATTTCCGGTAACTTTTCGGTAGAAGGCGATTTGCGCCGCCAGGTGCAAATGAACATCAAACGCTTGATTGAAATTGGCACATATCGCGGCCTGCGTCATCGCCGTGGTCTGCCGGTTCATGGGCAGCGCACAAAAACGAACGCCCGGACTCGTAAGGGTCCCAAGAAGACGGTTGCCGGTCGCGGCCGCCGCCGGGGTGTTGGTAAGAAATAA
- the rpmJ gene encoding 50S ribosomal protein L36, whose protein sequence is MKVSASIKKRCAKCKIVKRQGRLYVICENPKHKQRQG, encoded by the coding sequence GTGAAAGTATCAGCATCGATCAAGAAACGCTGCGCTAAATGTAAGATTGTAAAACGACAGGGTCGTTTGTATGTGATTTGTGAAAACCCGAAGCATAAACAGCGACAAGGATAA
- the map gene encoding type I methionyl aminopeptidase, producing MSWERSINIKTPYEVKIMREAGRINAEALAAAIDLVKPGVTTGELNEAFEAVQKKYGVTSPFKHYPGPYPYPTSICTSVNDELVHGIPSKRVLNEGDIVSIDCGTIYEGFVGDMARTIAVGHVSKSTTHLMEVTDKALEIAISNMVPGNTIGDIGYAVQTYVEEQGFYITKTYTGHGVGRKMHEGPQVPNYGRPGRGMKLREGMTIALEPMVLVGTPETIVKDDEWTVASADGSLTAHYENTVAITADGPLVLTAL from the coding sequence ATTTCCTGGGAACGTTCGATCAATATCAAGACCCCTTATGAGGTCAAGATCATGCGTGAAGCAGGCCGGATCAATGCGGAAGCACTGGCGGCTGCGATTGATTTGGTGAAACCTGGTGTGACCACGGGCGAACTGAACGAAGCTTTTGAAGCTGTTCAAAAGAAGTACGGTGTGACTTCGCCCTTCAAACATTATCCAGGCCCTTATCCTTACCCAACGAGCATTTGTACCAGTGTCAATGACGAATTGGTGCATGGCATCCCGAGTAAGCGGGTGCTCAATGAAGGCGATATCGTCAGCATTGACTGCGGCACCATTTATGAAGGTTTCGTTGGTGATATGGCACGAACCATCGCTGTGGGACATGTCAGTAAGTCCACTACACATTTGATGGAAGTGACCGATAAGGCTTTGGAGATCGCCATTTCGAACATGGTCCCCGGCAACACAATTGGTGACATCGGCTATGCGGTGCAGACCTATGTTGAAGAACAAGGCTTTTACATCACCAAGACCTACACCGGTCATGGGGTGGGCCGCAAAATGCACGAAGGTCCCCAGGTGCCGAATTATGGTCGACCTGGCCGTGGGATGAAACTGCGGGAAGGCATGACCATTGCCCTGGAGCCAATGGTGTTGGTCGGTACGCCGGAAACGATCGTCAAAGACGATGAGTGGACAGTGGCTTCGGCCGATGGCTCACTGACGGCACATTATGAAAATACGGTAGCTATTACCGCCGATGGACCGCTGGTCCTGACAGCGTTGTAG
- a CDS encoding adenylate kinase has product MYIVMLGPPGAGKGTQAKKLAEALNLVHVSTGDLFRENLKKETPLGQLAQQYMNKGELVPDDVTVAMVEERFARPDCEKGAVLDGFPRTPAQAEALENLLGKSNSDVNVVPFIKVPDDVLVERLSGRWMSPSGRVYHEKYNPPVVKWIDDIDGSQLYQREDDRPATVRHRIEVYNEQTAPLINYYRDKGLLAEIDGTQPIDDVFDAIMKSVKEA; this is encoded by the coding sequence ATGTATATTGTGATGCTGGGGCCTCCGGGAGCTGGTAAAGGCACCCAGGCCAAGAAACTTGCTGAGGCGCTAAACCTCGTGCATGTTTCCACCGGGGACCTCTTTCGGGAGAACCTTAAGAAGGAAACCCCGTTGGGCCAACTGGCACAGCAATATATGAACAAAGGGGAGCTTGTCCCCGATGACGTAACGGTGGCAATGGTTGAAGAACGGTTTGCCCGACCGGATTGTGAGAAGGGCGCGGTTTTGGATGGTTTCCCCCGGACACCTGCCCAGGCGGAAGCACTCGAAAACTTATTAGGAAAATCTAACAGTGACGTCAATGTTGTACCCTTCATCAAGGTTCCAGATGATGTCCTGGTTGAGAGATTGAGCGGGCGTTGGATGAGCCCCTCAGGACGTGTCTATCACGAGAAATACAATCCACCGGTAGTGAAGTGGATTGACGATATTGATGGCTCGCAACTTTACCAGCGCGAAGATGATCGCCCAGCAACAGTGCGTCATCGTATCGAAGTCTATAACGAACAAACTGCACCTTTAATAAACTATTACCGAGATAAAGGACTGCTTGCGGAAATTGACGGCACCCAGCCCATCGATGATGTTTTCGATGCAATTATGAAATCAGTAAAGGAAGCATAA
- the secY gene encoding preprotein translocase subunit SecY codes for MKRSAWRHLWKSQDIRRKLLVTLLLLVIYRLASNIPVPGIDKNLVAQLTQTGGAAGGLINMLDMLSGGAVSTFSILAMGVYPYITAQIILQLLVPIIPALERKMQDDPREGRAWMERWTIILTVPMAALSAIGQINIFSAMLGTSVMTGFGFTGASLIPTLATILSMMAGTMFGVWLGELISEYGIRGQGLSLIIFSGIVAKIPDHMVALLSNSTYWWLIFIVIALLIVTIFAVVHVQQGRRYVPVMFPGRRVGSRMSMPVKSSVPLMVNMAGMIPIIFAQSLLTFPTILASFFNNANAEWLKKFAAWINNTLSGEGAVYPILFFLMVVGFTFFYTDVLFTQQNYGDNLKKQGAQIPGVARGAATQRYLSKVQRRITFPGALFLGVVAALPYILGLFLPSDLSSTNIFLVSSSGLLIVVGVVRDTFQIIETDLKMHGYDDRLIS; via the coding sequence ATGAAACGGTCCGCATGGCGCCACCTTTGGAAATCGCAAGACATTCGTCGGAAGTTGTTGGTCACCCTGCTTTTACTGGTGATCTACCGACTGGCGTCCAATATCCCAGTTCCCGGCATTGATAAGAACCTGGTGGCACAACTGACCCAAACAGGTGGGGCAGCCGGTGGTTTGATTAACATGCTGGATATGCTCTCCGGTGGGGCAGTTTCCACCTTCTCAATCCTGGCAATGGGTGTTTATCCCTACATTACCGCCCAGATTATCCTTCAGCTCCTCGTTCCGATCATTCCTGCTCTCGAACGCAAAATGCAGGACGATCCCCGTGAGGGTCGGGCTTGGATGGAGCGCTGGACTATCATTCTGACTGTTCCTATGGCTGCTTTATCAGCTATTGGTCAGATCAACATTTTCTCCGCAATGCTCGGAACGTCGGTGATGACAGGCTTTGGGTTTACAGGGGCAAGCCTGATCCCCACACTGGCAACGATCCTTTCCATGATGGCAGGGACGATGTTCGGTGTCTGGTTGGGTGAATTGATCTCCGAATATGGTATTCGGGGACAGGGCCTTTCTCTGATCATTTTCTCCGGTATTGTCGCAAAGATCCCGGATCATATGGTCGCACTGCTAAGCAACAGCACCTATTGGTGGCTGATCTTCATCGTGATCGCACTGCTGATTGTGACCATCTTCGCTGTTGTCCATGTGCAGCAGGGCCGCCGGTACGTTCCGGTTATGTTCCCTGGCCGTCGAGTGGGCAGCCGCATGTCCATGCCTGTCAAGAGCAGCGTGCCCTTGATGGTGAACATGGCCGGTATGATCCCGATCATCTTCGCGCAATCACTGTTGACTTTCCCGACCATTTTGGCCAGCTTCTTTAATAATGCCAATGCCGAGTGGTTAAAGAAATTCGCAGCCTGGATTAACAACACTCTCAGTGGTGAAGGCGCAGTTTACCCGATCTTGTTCTTCCTGATGGTTGTTGGTTTCACCTTCTTCTATACCGATGTGCTTTTCACCCAGCAGAATTACGGTGATAACCTCAAGAAGCAAGGCGCCCAGATCCCTGGCGTTGCCCGGGGTGCTGCGACCCAACGTTATTTGAGCAAGGTTCAGCGCCGGATCACCTTCCCAGGTGCTTTGTTCCTAGGTGTGGTTGCTGCTCTGCCGTACATCCTCGGTCTTTTCTTGCCTTCGGATCTTTCTTCAACGAACATTTTCCTCGTTTCTTCATCGGGACTGTTGATTGTTGTAGGTGTTGTTCGTGACACCTTCCAGATCATTGAAACCGACCTGAAGATGCACGGGTATGATGACCGTCTGATTAGCTGA
- the rplO gene encoding 50S ribosomal protein L15, translated as MELHDLKPNKGAHKDRKRVGRGPAAGQGKTAGRGMKGQNSRSGGGVASYHQGGNLPFFRKLPFMRGEGFTVRNRVEYEEVNLEALADFAAGTEVTPQLMVEKGLVKKLGLPVKILGRGDVSVALKVKANKISKSAKEKIESAGGSVELIQD; from the coding sequence ATGGAATTACATGATCTAAAGCCAAATAAAGGCGCACATAAGGACCGCAAACGTGTTGGTCGTGGCCCCGCAGCGGGACAGGGTAAGACAGCTGGTCGTGGTATGAAAGGCCAGAACTCCCGATCAGGCGGTGGCGTGGCTTCTTACCACCAAGGTGGCAATCTTCCGTTCTTCCGGAAGCTGCCGTTCATGCGTGGTGAAGGTTTCACTGTCCGAAATCGTGTGGAATATGAAGAAGTCAACCTGGAAGCTTTGGCAGATTTTGCCGCAGGTACAGAAGTTACGCCTCAACTGATGGTCGAGAAGGGCCTGGTTAAAAAATTAGGTCTTCCTGTGAAGATCCTCGGTCGGGGTGATGTCTCTGTTGCTCTGAAGGTGAAAGCCAACAAGATTTCCAAAAGCGCTAAGGAAAAGATTGAAAGCGCTGGCGGAAGTGTTGAATTGATCCAGGATTAA